From a single Staphylococcus epidermidis genomic region:
- the pmtR gene encoding PSM export ABC transporter transcriptional regulator PmtR — protein MKIILKNNSESPIYEQIKQQIKENVLKGHVSPGEHLPSMRELAKDLKVSLITTKRAYEDLEKDGFVTTIRGKGTFVKEQDNSILKEKQFFVIENLAHSMSKEAKTIGMPLEELIEILTMIYEEDD, from the coding sequence ATGAAAATAATTTTGAAGAACAATAGTGAAAGTCCTATATATGAACAGATTAAGCAACAAATTAAAGAAAATGTTTTGAAAGGTCATGTTTCCCCTGGTGAACATCTTCCATCAATGCGTGAGTTAGCTAAAGATTTAAAAGTGAGTTTAATAACGACAAAACGAGCATATGAAGATTTGGAAAAAGATGGATTTGTAACAACTATTAGAGGTAAAGGAACCTTTGTAAAGGAACAAGATAATTCTATTCTAAAGGAAAAGCAATTTTTTGTTATTGAAAATTTAGCTCACTCTATGTCAAAAGAAGCCAAAACAATTGGAATGCCTTTAGAGGAATTAATAGAAATATTGACTATGATTTATGAGGAGGACGACTAA
- a CDS encoding thioredoxin family protein — MRNLETYFNKSQTLNEFINKIQESKDNLLSIYNFFHLPLNDARLNQLRESNYYKVLIIKEDWCGDAMMNIPILKHTIEFLNIKARVFHRDDDTHLIDQYLTNGKSRAIPIFVFMNDSFEQLTVWRPRAKEVQNFVNKIRSNKLPDKTHPNFDFYSIINQLLYK, encoded by the coding sequence ATAAGAAATTTAGAAACTTATTTTAATAAAAGTCAAACACTCAATGAATTCATTAATAAAATACAAGAAAGTAAAGACAATTTATTATCCATTTATAATTTCTTCCACCTACCACTTAATGATGCACGTTTAAATCAATTAAGAGAATCGAATTATTATAAGGTGCTTATAATTAAAGAGGATTGGTGTGGCGATGCCATGATGAACATTCCAATATTAAAGCATACTATTGAATTTCTGAACATCAAAGCAAGAGTATTTCATAGAGATGATGATACACATCTGATTGATCAATATTTAACAAATGGTAAATCAAGGGCTATCCCTATCTTTGTCTTCATGAACGATTCATTCGAACAATTGACAGTTTGGAGACCAAGAGCAAAAGAAGTACAAAATTTTGTCAATAAAATTAGAAGTAATAAATTGCCAGATAAAACCCATCCTAATTTTGATTTTTACTCAATAATTAATCAACTTTTATATAAATAA
- a CDS encoding DUF4097 family beta strand repeat-containing protein — translation MKKLFISGLIIFIIFFASGAMTWFTIDKNKYDNRHYTKTINSKIEHLSISTVTTNVNVISGKKLAVYFTGDNKINVTKNNKRLSIKEKRAVDRGYGLNFNPFHSNNRKLTIVVPEKDLKSLNIQSLLGEIDLNQVNLKHVSLETDRIIQLKRSELNQVNIESSKANFYITDCLIREGRMKLDKGITHVKNSTLSDTVFLVNRGDISMTDMKSNNDIKASTQRGNINYHFGEKPKNTLLKLHPGHGNKEIKNRYFDKGKVGNSDNILEFYTVDGDIKIE, via the coding sequence ATGAAAAAGCTTTTTATTAGTGGTTTAATCATATTTATTATTTTCTTTGCTAGTGGTGCTATGACTTGGTTTACTATAGATAAAAATAAATACGATAATCGACATTATACCAAAACAATAAATAGCAAAATTGAACATTTATCTATAAGTACAGTAACAACCAATGTTAATGTAATTTCTGGAAAAAAATTAGCTGTTTATTTTACTGGAGATAATAAAATAAATGTTACAAAAAATAATAAAAGGTTAAGTATTAAAGAAAAACGTGCAGTAGATAGAGGATATGGATTAAATTTTAATCCATTTCACTCAAACAATAGAAAGTTAACAATTGTTGTACCAGAAAAAGACCTTAAATCTCTTAATATTCAATCGTTATTGGGAGAAATTGATTTAAATCAAGTGAATTTGAAACATGTTTCATTGGAAACAGATAGAATTATACAACTTAAACGATCTGAACTCAATCAGGTAAACATCGAATCTTCTAAAGCAAATTTTTATATTACAGACTGTTTAATCAGGGAAGGTCGTATGAAGCTTGATAAGGGTATAACTCATGTTAAAAATAGTACATTAAGTGATACTGTTTTCTTGGTTAATAGAGGAGATATTTCTATGACGGACATGAAATCTAACAATGATATAAAAGCTTCTACACAAAGAGGTAATATTAATTATCATTTTGGCGAAAAACCTAAAAACACTTTGCTTAAACTTCATCCTGGTCATGGAAATAAAGAAATTAAAAATCGATATTTCGATAAAGGAAAAGTGGGAAATAGCGATAATATATTGGAATTTTACACTGTAGATGGCGATATTAAAATTGAATAA
- the pmtC gene encoding phenol-soluble modulin export ABC transporter ATP-binding protein PmtC: protein MKLQHITKKYGQNTVLDDIDFDFGESQIVGLIGKNGVGKTTLMKVMNNNIINYQGKVDMPKSENVGYLIEHPKLYGNKTGLFNLKLFAQVLGDGFDKEYANHIIEAFGMKPYIKKKVNKYSMGMKQKLSIAVSLMNKPKYLILDEPTNGMDPDGSIDVLKTIQSLVQQLEMKILISSHKLEDIELICDRAVFLRDGKFVQDVDMKDGGPEDSTILTLQKDDFNKALDSLSENFKVQQSQKESGEIIIKAQNDYRELLKSLSQLDIYPKYIETRKSSLRDTYFNINQRGDK from the coding sequence ATGAAATTACAACATATTACCAAAAAATATGGTCAAAATACTGTTTTAGACGATATAGATTTTGATTTCGGCGAGAGTCAAATCGTTGGTCTTATCGGTAAAAATGGAGTTGGTAAAACAACTTTGATGAAGGTCATGAATAATAACATCATTAACTATCAAGGGAAAGTCGACATGCCTAAAAGTGAGAATGTTGGTTATTTAATTGAGCATCCTAAGTTATATGGAAACAAGACAGGTTTATTTAATTTAAAATTATTTGCACAAGTATTAGGCGATGGTTTCGATAAGGAATATGCAAATCATATTATTGAAGCTTTTGGAATGAAACCATATATCAAGAAAAAAGTTAACAAATATTCAATGGGAATGAAACAAAAATTATCAATTGCAGTTTCATTAATGAATAAACCTAAATACTTAATTTTAGATGAACCTACAAATGGTATGGATCCAGATGGTTCGATAGATGTATTAAAGACAATTCAATCACTTGTTCAACAATTAGAAATGAAAATATTAATCTCAAGTCATAAATTAGAAGACATTGAATTGATTTGTGATAGAGCAGTATTTCTTAGAGATGGTAAGTTCGTTCAAGATGTAGATATGAAAGATGGGGGACCAGAGGATAGTACTATTCTTACTTTACAAAAAGATGACTTTAATAAAGCTTTAGATTCTCTTTCTGAAAACTTTAAAGTACAGCAGTCTCAAAAAGAATCGGGAGAAATTATCATTAAAGCTCAAAATGATTATAGAGAGTTACTTAAATCGTTATCCCAACTAGATATTTATCCAAAATATATTGAAACACGTAAAAGTTCACTACGTGATACTTACTTTAATATTAATCAAAGAGGTGATAAATAA
- a CDS encoding aminotransferase class I/II-fold pyridoxal phosphate-dependent enzyme, whose amino-acid sequence MNPLAQKLNDEIKQSSPEVLDMMSQLGKDMFYPKGILSQSAEAKRTTYNATIGMATKKEGKMYANSLNQMFNDLTPDEIFPYAPPQGVEELRDLWQKKMLKENPDLKSKSISRPIVTNALTHGLSLVADLFVDTDDTVLLPTHNWGNYKLVFSTRHGAHINTYSIFDDSGHFTTSELVKTLKEYKKDKVIIILNYPNNPTGYTPNKKEVNTIVNAIEELANKGTKVVTVVDDAYYGLFYEEVYQQSIFTALTQVKSSNLLPVRLDGATKEFFSWGFRVGFMTFGIDHETLKNALEAKVKGLIRSNISSSPLPSQSAIKHVLKYHEQFDKEIDQNINILKERYEVTKQVVYDNKYAKYWQAYDFNSGYFMSLKLNQVDPEELRKHLINNYSIGIIALNSTDIRIAFSCVEKEDIPYVFESIANAIDDIK is encoded by the coding sequence ATGAATCCATTAGCCCAAAAATTGAATGATGAAATAAAGCAATCAAGTCCAGAAGTATTAGATATGATGTCACAATTAGGTAAAGATATGTTTTATCCAAAAGGAATTTTATCGCAATCTGCCGAAGCAAAACGCACAACATATAATGCTACTATTGGTATGGCAACCAAAAAAGAAGGTAAAATGTACGCAAATTCACTTAACCAAATGTTTAATGACCTTACACCGGATGAAATTTTCCCATATGCACCTCCTCAAGGTGTAGAGGAATTACGTGATTTATGGCAGAAAAAAATGCTTAAAGAAAATCCCGACTTAAAGTCTAAATCTATCTCTCGTCCCATCGTTACAAATGCTCTCACGCACGGTCTTTCTCTAGTAGCTGATTTATTTGTAGATACAGATGATACCGTCTTATTACCGACACACAACTGGGGTAATTATAAACTTGTATTTAGCACACGTCACGGTGCTCATATCAATACGTATTCTATTTTTGATGACTCAGGTCACTTCACTACATCTGAACTTGTAAAAACATTAAAAGAATATAAAAAAGACAAAGTGATTATTATTTTAAATTATCCTAATAACCCAACTGGTTACACACCAAATAAAAAAGAAGTTAATACTATTGTAAATGCAATTGAAGAACTAGCTAATAAAGGTACTAAAGTAGTAACTGTTGTCGATGATGCATACTATGGGTTATTTTATGAAGAAGTTTACCAACAGTCAATTTTCACGGCTTTAACACAGGTGAAATCTTCTAACCTTTTACCAGTGCGTTTGGATGGAGCTACTAAAGAATTCTTCTCTTGGGGGTTCCGAGTTGGCTTTATGACGTTTGGAATTGATCATGAAACGTTAAAAAATGCGCTAGAAGCTAAAGTAAAAGGATTAATTCGTAGCAATATTTCAAGTTCTCCACTACCTTCTCAAAGTGCAATCAAACATGTACTTAAATATCATGAGCAATTTGATAAAGAAATCGATCAAAATATCAATATTTTAAAAGAACGCTACGAAGTAACTAAACAAGTAGTGTATGATAATAAATATGCCAAATATTGGCAAGCCTATGACTTTAATTCAGGATACTTTATGTCATTGAAATTAAATCAAGTCGATCCAGAAGAATTACGTAAACATTTAATTAATAACTATTCAATTGGTATTATTGCTTTAAATAGTACAGATATTCGTATTGCCTTTAGTTGTGTAGAAAAAGAAGATATTCCTTATGTCTTTGAGTCTATTGCTAATGCAATTGATGATATTAAATAA
- the pmtA gene encoding phenol-soluble modulin export ABC transporter ATP-binding protein PmtA encodes MNAIELKDVNYRSNAFQLQDVSFNVPKGYVTGFIGGNGAGKTTIIRLIMDLIQSESGTISVFEKDIKIHPREIKNKIGFVYSEIYFNQKWTVKKLENIIAPFYDRWDHEIFIKYLKIFQLPYKNKIKTFSTGMKMKLSLAIAFSHHAELFILDEPTSGLDPLIRNELLEIIQQELIDENKTVFFSTHIISDLEKIADYIVFLSEGEIIFNESRDKLSQKYKIVSGSNEDLDEELDELLIYKESKQTGYIGLTEYYQTFNELFGSGVEIKDASIEQLMIYLEKSKHKRNTNSKYKVRFNYEAIND; translated from the coding sequence ATGAACGCGATAGAACTTAAAGATGTTAATTATCGATCTAACGCATTTCAATTGCAAGATGTCTCCTTCAATGTTCCTAAAGGATATGTTACAGGTTTTATAGGTGGAAATGGTGCGGGGAAAACTACAATAATACGATTAATTATGGATTTAATTCAATCTGAAAGTGGTACAATCTCTGTTTTTGAGAAAGATATAAAAATTCATCCTCGTGAAATAAAAAATAAAATTGGATTTGTGTATTCTGAGATTTATTTTAATCAAAAATGGACAGTAAAAAAATTAGAAAATATCATTGCCCCTTTTTATGATCGTTGGGATCATGAAATATTTATAAAGTATTTAAAAATTTTTCAGCTGCCATATAAAAATAAAATAAAAACTTTCTCAACCGGTATGAAAATGAAACTATCGTTAGCAATTGCATTCAGTCATCATGCAGAATTATTTATCTTAGATGAACCAACTTCAGGGTTAGACCCATTAATAAGAAATGAATTACTTGAAATTATTCAACAAGAATTGATAGATGAAAATAAAACAGTTTTCTTTTCAACACATATTATTTCTGATTTGGAAAAAATTGCAGATTATATCGTTTTTCTCAGTGAGGGTGAAATCATATTCAATGAGTCTAGGGATAAACTATCGCAAAAATACAAAATTGTTAGTGGTTCTAATGAAGACTTAGATGAAGAGTTGGACGAACTTTTGATTTACAAAGAAAGTAAGCAAACAGGCTATATTGGTTTAACAGAATATTATCAAACATTTAATGAATTGTTTGGTAGTGGTGTTGAAATAAAAGATGCATCTATAGAACAATTGATGATTTATTTAGAAAAAAGTAAACATAAACGAAATACAAATTCAAAATACAAAGTGAGATTTAACTATGAAGCAATTAATGATTAG
- a CDS encoding C45 family autoproteolytic acyltransferase/hydolase: protein MQKVRSDIMTHRGSHYDLGVKTALWLQTTPLLKNRNKEWRKRIPRFDIDVKETYDIFQIYSPQIWEEIIGMQDVLNLPTKQMILNFGHYRFTDLKDSGCTVYKGRDFLVRNYDYHPATYDGRYLLFQPNDGGLSQIGPTSRVTGRMDGMNEYGLVMAYNFMHRKKPANGFVCYMVGRLILENCKNVTEAIKFLKEVPHRSSFSYILMDRHSNYAIVEVTPRSIDVRYEHICTNHFELLTHENRNYTRESKERLNRVINKTTPSTNKDIAFKLFNDPQYEIYSNLFKSWSGTIHTSLYEPNSLISWMALGQNSHPTSINFSNWLKGKKLNINYFEGEIDTPLTFATY from the coding sequence ATGCAAAAAGTACGTTCTGATATAATGACTCATCGTGGTTCTCACTATGATTTAGGAGTAAAGACTGCTCTTTGGTTACAAACCACTCCTTTATTAAAAAATCGAAATAAAGAATGGCGAAAGAGAATTCCACGTTTTGATATTGATGTCAAGGAAACCTATGATATATTTCAAATCTATTCGCCACAGATTTGGGAAGAAATAATTGGTATGCAAGATGTATTGAATCTACCTACAAAACAAATGATTTTAAATTTTGGCCATTATCGATTTACTGATTTAAAGGACAGTGGTTGCACAGTATATAAAGGTCGTGATTTTTTAGTCCGAAATTATGATTATCATCCTGCAACATATGATGGTAGATACTTATTATTTCAACCTAATGACGGGGGATTATCTCAAATAGGACCGACTTCAAGAGTGACTGGTAGAATGGATGGTATGAACGAGTATGGTTTAGTTATGGCATATAATTTTATGCATCGTAAAAAGCCTGCAAATGGATTTGTATGTTACATGGTTGGTCGGCTAATACTTGAAAATTGCAAAAATGTAACTGAAGCAATCAAATTTTTAAAGGAAGTACCGCATCGTAGTTCATTCAGTTATATACTAATGGATAGACATTCGAATTATGCCATTGTCGAAGTTACACCTCGATCAATAGATGTAAGGTATGAACATATATGCACAAATCATTTTGAATTGCTTACCCATGAAAATAGAAACTATACAAGAGAATCTAAAGAACGCTTAAATCGTGTAATAAATAAAACAACTCCTTCTACAAACAAAGATATCGCATTCAAATTATTTAACGACCCGCAATACGAAATCTATAGCAACCTATTTAAAAGTTGGTCTGGTACAATTCATACTTCACTATATGAACCTAATTCATTAATATCATGGATGGCATTAGGTCAAAACAGTCATCCAACCTCAATCAATTTTTCTAATTGGTTAAAAGGAAAGAAATTGAATATAAATTACTTTGAAGGCGAAATAGATACACCATTAACTTTTGCCACATACTAA
- a CDS encoding SE1626 family protein, translated as MKHLTKIFVGLAIVLFIVGYYLQATDHDSQGIKLLLAAIMFMICAFINRHNERKKK; from the coding sequence ATGAAACACTTGACTAAAATATTTGTTGGATTAGCTATTGTACTATTTATAGTAGGGTATTATTTACAAGCGACAGATCACGATTCACAAGGTATAAAATTATTGTTAGCAGCAATTATGTTTATGATTTGTGCTTTTATTAATAGACATAATGAGCGTAAAAAAAAATAG
- a CDS encoding Trp-rich small protein: MTWWQDGIITLITGGILIVFRIWLEIKWKGK, from the coding sequence ATGACGTGGTGGCAAGATGGAATCATTACATTAATTACCGGTGGCATACTCATTGTCTTTCGTATTTGGTTGGAAATAAAATGGAAAGGCAAATAG
- a CDS encoding tyrosine-type recombinase/integrase — protein MKIVEVKSKNGINFMILDGNNEPIVDAVRYLKYLDSVKKSLNTKKTYAYALKKFFVYLENKKICYKEVSFDNFVDFIRWMKKPFENENVLSYHRKEISISPKTINLTMTVVSNFYDYLYRSKKLDVNFYDFIHMESKYSKKYKSFMHHVNKDYRTLKNILKVKEPKKKIEVLTNAEVKKLLGETNNIRDKFLIQLLYETGLRIGEVLSLRIDDIKFDFRKGHQIVLKNRLNDNGTYLKTGERKIFISQSLIDLYDDYVYEIIDELSICSDYLFVKIKGRNVGEAMNYSDICSLFKRLKHKTSINVHPHLFRHTHATVFYNETKDIKQVQERLGHSNIQTTINLYVHPTEEDIREDWNKVKHQFQVFNKGE, from the coding sequence ATGAAAATAGTAGAAGTAAAATCTAAGAATGGTATCAATTTTATGATTTTAGATGGTAATAATGAACCTATAGTAGATGCAGTAAGATATTTGAAGTATCTGGATAGTGTTAAGAAAAGTTTAAATACCAAGAAAACCTATGCCTATGCGCTAAAAAAATTTTTTGTTTACTTAGAAAATAAAAAGATATGCTATAAAGAAGTTAGTTTTGATAACTTTGTTGATTTTATAAGATGGATGAAAAAACCTTTTGAAAATGAGAATGTCCTCTCTTATCACCGAAAAGAAATAAGCATTAGTCCTAAGACAATTAATCTGACTATGACCGTAGTATCTAATTTTTATGATTATCTCTATAGGAGCAAAAAATTAGATGTTAATTTCTATGATTTTATACATATGGAAAGTAAATACTCTAAAAAATATAAAAGTTTTATGCATCACGTAAATAAGGACTATAGAACGTTGAAAAATATTTTGAAAGTTAAAGAACCAAAGAAAAAGATAGAAGTATTAACTAATGCGGAGGTTAAGAAATTATTAGGAGAAACTAATAATATTAGAGATAAATTCTTAATACAATTATTATATGAAACAGGATTACGTATAGGTGAGGTATTATCATTACGTATTGATGATATTAAATTTGACTTTAGAAAAGGCCATCAAATAGTTTTGAAAAATAGATTAAATGACAATGGTACTTATTTAAAAACTGGTGAAAGAAAAATATTTATTTCTCAATCGTTAATTGATTTATATGATGATTATGTCTACGAAATAATTGACGAACTTTCAATATGTTCTGATTATCTTTTTGTAAAAATAAAGGGGAGAAATGTAGGAGAAGCTATGAATTATAGCGATATATGTTCATTATTTAAAAGGCTAAAACATAAAACATCTATAAATGTTCACCCTCATTTATTTCGCCATACACATGCAACTGTTTTTTATAATGAAACTAAGGATATTAAACAAGTTCAAGAAAGACTTGGTCATAGTAATATACAAACGACTATTAATTTATATGTTCATCCTACTGAAGAAGATATACGCGAAGATTGGAATAAAGTAAAGCATCAATTTCAAGTTTTTAATAAAGGGGAATGA
- the pmtD gene encoding phenol-soluble modulin export ABC transporter permease subunit PmtD gives MKSLQLVKYDLISILKSPYTYLAFILVIGMTVFQASMMANYSSAHKVNIDMVFNLANWLFLFAGLLFIIKTITRDYSQGTIQLFMSRITSRMGYIITKTVSIVLISFLFTIIHYLVIIIIQSTTKSEKMDGDRFLNNIWFYLIFFLFFGLFLLLITLIVEKPAVIFTLGIFLILIVPFIQPFIPMIPNIGDDIQDSFKYIPFTYLTEKMTGEIKFSNWQWFISIASIVVLFIANMLYASKRDI, from the coding sequence ATGAAGAGCTTACAATTAGTCAAATATGATTTAATTAGTATACTTAAAAGTCCGTATACTTATTTAGCATTTATACTTGTAATTGGAATGACGGTATTCCAAGCTAGCATGATGGCAAATTATAGTTCTGCACATAAAGTTAATATAGATATGGTTTTTAATTTAGCTAATTGGCTTTTCTTGTTTGCTGGTCTTTTATTCATTATAAAAACAATAACAAGAGATTACTCACAAGGTACTATACAATTGTTTATGAGCAGAATAACTAGCAGAATGGGCTATATCATTACTAAAACAGTATCTATTGTATTAATTTCATTCTTATTTACAATTATTCACTACTTGGTAATAATTATTATACAATCTACAACTAAAAGTGAAAAAATGGATGGAGATAGATTTTTAAATAATATTTGGTTTTACCTTATTTTCTTTTTATTCTTTGGATTATTCTTATTACTAATCACTTTAATAGTAGAAAAACCTGCTGTCATATTTACTCTAGGTATTTTCTTAATACTCATCGTTCCGTTTATTCAGCCATTTATTCCAATGATTCCGAATATTGGCGATGATATTCAGGATTCATTTAAATATATACCATTTACGTATTTAACTGAAAAAATGACTGGTGAGATTAAATTCTCTAATTGGCAATGGTTTATCTCTATTGCATCAATAGTGGTCTTATTTATTGCAAATATGTTATATGCATCAAAGAGGGATATTTAA
- a CDS encoding DUF1700 domain-containing protein, translating to MDKITFLNELELALDDLPREEKDSIMHKYENLFYEEELKGISESQIIKKLNDPYHISKEVKARSAIHYASYKPTLANIVRAILASLSLGILSLFIILIPVVIIALLILFCFLISICFIFAPFVLLFYSVLHGFENAISNVFFSISFTGLGIMFIVITLKIGEIIHKLILKYLLWYIKTVKGSVKE from the coding sequence ATGGATAAAATAACCTTCTTAAATGAATTAGAATTAGCTTTAGATGATTTACCTAGAGAAGAAAAAGATAGTATTATGCACAAGTATGAAAACTTGTTCTATGAAGAAGAATTGAAAGGGATTAGTGAATCACAAATTATAAAAAAGTTAAATGATCCTTATCATATTTCCAAAGAAGTAAAAGCTAGAAGTGCTATTCATTATGCTAGTTACAAACCAACCTTAGCAAACATAGTAAGAGCAATACTAGCATCGTTAAGTCTTGGTATTTTGTCGTTATTTATTATTTTAATACCGGTTGTTATCATTGCATTACTTATTCTATTCTGTTTCCTTATTTCTATTTGTTTTATCTTTGCACCATTTGTTTTATTATTTTATTCAGTATTACATGGTTTCGAAAATGCTATAAGCAATGTGTTTTTTTCAATTTCTTTTACAGGTTTAGGAATTATGTTTATTGTTATTACTTTGAAAATTGGTGAAATAATTCATAAACTTATTTTGAAATATCTTCTTTGGTATATAAAAACTGTTAAAGGAAGCGTTAAAGAATGA
- the pmtB gene encoding phenol-soluble modulin export ABC transporter permease subunit PmtB, translating to MKQLMIRNLKLRSWTLIIYALLLLFFPIYHLLNKDTPLYSIISGPIGLILTMICLIDIGHLFRVNRRLGGSSSYYFFYSLPVSQRDLLNANYMTCILLTFIGALIISLYGYNTSTIKTDSIYFSTTFSFIVGNFFSIPIAFSKSTERKDRDIPYIAYIVGIMVVLPFTLSVIFILINYLTHNDSHIPMIYSYFLNYGLLVVSSIFLVINYLIQIKKIKY from the coding sequence ATGAAGCAATTAATGATTAGAAACTTAAAATTACGTAGTTGGACACTAATTATTTACGCATTATTGCTTTTATTCTTTCCCATTTATCATTTGTTAAATAAAGATACACCACTATATTCAATTATCTCAGGACCAATCGGATTAATACTGACGATGATATGTTTGATAGATATAGGTCATTTATTCAGAGTTAATCGTAGATTAGGTGGTTCATCTTCATATTATTTCTTTTATAGTTTGCCTGTATCACAGAGAGATTTGCTTAACGCTAATTACATGACATGCATTTTATTAACTTTTATAGGTGCGCTTATCATTAGTTTATATGGATACAACACAAGCACAATAAAAACAGATTCGATTTATTTTTCGACGACTTTTTCATTCATAGTAGGGAATTTCTTTTCTATACCTATAGCGTTTAGTAAGAGTACTGAACGTAAAGATCGAGATATTCCATATATAGCTTATATTGTAGGAATTATGGTGGTTCTGCCATTTACTTTATCGGTCATTTTTATCTTAATCAATTATCTTACACACAATGATAGCCATATCCCAATGATATACTCATATTTCTTAAATTATGGTCTATTAGTTGTAAGTAGCATTTTCTTAGTCATTAATTATTTGATTCAAATTAAAAAAATAAAGTATTAA